A region of Allocoleopsis franciscana PCC 7113 DNA encodes the following proteins:
- the abc-f gene encoding ribosomal protection-like ABC-F family protein: protein MPQQPYLLADSLTYELPPDRTLFKNVQLSLAVGDRVALVGANGVGKSTLLQILAGQINPSAGSVWRNASIYYLPQISTIRQQIKADTIQNFLFSISDEWWKISDILETQFNTMLDLSLSITSLSGGELTKLFLAIGLSQQPNVLLLDEPTNHMDYLALEELSQFLKPFDGAFVIVSHKPFFLDQVVETTWELTPNGVSVYGGNFSLYREQKQAEIEARLRSHEVAKKELKRAKTAAMQEQQRAAQSRRNGRQKFISGSIDKMAAGGLRRKAEVTAGKLKQKHEAAISDADQKVVETKVRTNKATSIQLEQTSQKHKNLIEIQGANLWVANRLLIENIKFHLASGQRVAIAGANGSGKSSLAKAILNREGTHAFLESGEVLVSPTMKVVYLDQTYELVNRNSTILENMQAANLGLEYQLIRQQLGHFLFFNDDVYKSASVLSGGELARLALAMLGISKIDLLILDEPTNNLDIPTVEQMVQAVNEYHGGLWVISHDLDFLSRIQITESYCLRDQMLQRTNYLPDETAEYYEELVNHLHQV, encoded by the coding sequence ATGCCACAACAGCCCTATTTGTTGGCTGATAGCTTGACGTATGAACTTCCGCCCGATCGCACCCTATTCAAAAATGTGCAATTAAGTCTTGCTGTCGGTGATCGCGTGGCGCTTGTCGGTGCGAATGGAGTGGGTAAATCGACGCTGCTGCAAATTCTGGCAGGGCAAATCAACCCTAGTGCTGGTTCTGTGTGGCGCAATGCATCGATCTACTATTTACCTCAAATCAGCACCATTCGACAGCAAATCAAAGCGGATACAATACAAAATTTCCTTTTTTCCATCTCGGATGAGTGGTGGAAAATTAGCGATATTCTGGAGACGCAGTTCAACACAATGCTGGATTTGTCTCTATCGATCACTTCTTTAAGCGGTGGCGAACTAACAAAGCTATTTTTGGCGATCGGTTTGTCCCAACAACCCAATGTGCTGCTGCTGGATGAACCGACTAATCATATGGATTATCTGGCACTGGAGGAACTGTCGCAATTTCTCAAGCCGTTCGATGGTGCGTTTGTAATTGTCTCTCATAAGCCTTTCTTTCTCGATCAAGTTGTTGAGACGACTTGGGAATTGACGCCTAATGGAGTGAGTGTATATGGTGGAAATTTCTCATTATATCGAGAGCAAAAGCAGGCAGAAATAGAGGCAAGATTGCGCTCGCACGAAGTTGCCAAAAAAGAACTCAAACGTGCCAAAACTGCTGCCATGCAAGAGCAGCAACGCGCCGCCCAATCTCGGAGAAATGGTCGGCAAAAATTTATAAGTGGCAGTATTGACAAAATGGCAGCCGGAGGATTGAGGCGCAAAGCTGAAGTGACGGCTGGAAAACTGAAGCAGAAACATGAGGCAGCTATTTCAGATGCCGATCAAAAAGTGGTCGAGACGAAAGTTAGGACGAATAAAGCAACCAGTATTCAGCTTGAACAAACCAGTCAAAAACACAAAAATCTCATTGAAATTCAGGGGGCAAATCTTTGGGTTGCTAATCGACTGTTGATCGAGAACATTAAGTTTCATCTAGCGTCTGGACAGCGAGTTGCAATCGCTGGGGCAAATGGTTCCGGTAAATCTAGCTTGGCAAAAGCAATTCTCAACAGGGAAGGAACACACGCCTTTCTGGAATCAGGTGAGGTATTAGTTTCTCCAACGATGAAGGTCGTGTATCTCGATCAAACCTATGAATTGGTGAATCGGAATTCTACAATTTTGGAGAATATGCAAGCCGCGAATCTGGGGCTAGAGTATCAACTGATCCGACAGCAACTCGGACATTTTCTCTTCTTCAATGATGATGTTTATAAATCGGCATCGGTGTTGAGTGGAGGAGAATTAGCGAGATTGGCGCTAGCAATGCTGGGAATTTCCAAAATTGATTTACTGATTCTGGATGAACCGACGAACAATCTGGATATTCCCACCGTGGAGCAGATGGTGCAAGCGGTGAATGAATATCACGGTGGACTTTGGGTAATTTCCCACGATTTAGATTTTCTCAGCCGTATTCAGATTACGGAGTCATATTGCTTGCGCGATCAAATGCTGCAAAGAACAAATTATTTACCGGATGAAACGGCAGAATATTACGAGGAATTAGTGAATCACCTGCATCAGGTTTGA
- a CDS encoding CHAT domain-containing protein codes for MAALISIVITVYNRERYLQAAIESVLSQTLEDFELLVWDDGSSDRSLTIAQEYACKDSRVRVVTAEHQGHTRALKQAIAQTKGKYIGFVDSDDLLAPTALKETTLVLEREPSVGMVYSSYLDIDEQDRIVSYGYRCIVPYSKEGLLHQFMTFHFRLMRRSVYEQVGGLNDLLKYAQDYDLCLRLSEKTEIKHVNKPLYYYRTHPKSISHQKRHEQIRDARLAVELAYQRRGIKRWGAGSQTSREIETRVSQTSKGKAQSNSSTNALRFTFNAIASSLLPFSLALFPSLVAAQPITDNTTGTNVIQNGNSYDITGGQRSQDGTNLFHSFSQFGLNQNQIANFLSDPSIANILGRVTGGNASIINGLIQVSGGNSNLFLMNPAGIVFGANASLNVPASFTATTANAIGLNGSWFEAFSNNNYSNLAGTPSGFRFDAAQPGAIINAGNLAVNSGQNLSLIGGTVVSTGTVQASGGNLTVAAVAGTSLVRVNQAGQLLSLELAPPTNGQGNSLPITPQMLPQLLTGGASNLTTGMTVNTSGQAQLANSGTEVKTGDVVVNQLSGGTVTLSANRNLTLIESQLQTTGNMNLLAKDTVVVRDSVAKPFSAQAGGNLYIRGDAGIDVLALNHLYQTPFVSGGNLTLVSDGKISLDAHFANQGSFSILNSSGNGGDFSSLYDPIISSVGDVVIGSYTGPSLKIETLGSITVNGTITITDADFVMAGICGGFGPVGSIQPRVLVASRTNIPISRLLPRSQVHSKSGYLLAQTVNCSPDAILLGDQPALILRAGVTALEEPAFGYPNTVFGTPPVTFSGTTFNTTGTTSTPGNVTVTGDITVGAGDLYGGPVGGPAIISATGNIQTANINTFATDTTNEVTIQGGEVSLIAGGNITTGAINSSGTSNFGFVSGVGGQVSLQAGGNITFDSINTQGLHNTTAVTPNGTGGNVSITTNSGVIRGTDVITGTTTTINTGGTTQGGAVTLQHGGGPQNFRFVVGDATNNGVVGAIDTRNAAGVGQFIQFSPAIPTADTQIPNNNTFVLGDPTVNGISITFINQAPTLASNTQLTGATQNQTFSFTLAQLNPQLGDVNSDITTIIIDAIAQGTLTRQDGTPIQPGATVSVNEVLFYTPPVDATGSIAAFSIRASDNVSVSAPQPIAIAITPTPPPTPTPTPTPTPTPTPTPTPTPTPTPTPTPTPILGNPLPEQSYPPQPLLTVTLPPVEIDPVVAQIEKSLTNQYKQYLGLPGEIPIRTLDQEREILNQIERATGIKPAMVYVTFVPPTLGATSAGTPRPENPLPQDSDELELVVVTAKKPPIRKRVIGATRAQVLKMAGEFRSKVTDSRNRRGYLAPSQQLYQWLIAPLEANLQERQINNLVFLMDAGLRSLPVAALHDGKGFLIERYSVGLMPSLSLTDTLYKDIKNAQVLAMGAKTFTDQNPLPAVPTEVSAIAGRLWQGKSYLDSGFTLGNLKAAREQQPFGIIHLATHGDFKPGAPSNSYIQLWGDQKLRLDQMRTLGWNNPPVELLVLSACRTALGDKDAELGFAGFAVLAGVKSAMASLWYVSDQGTLGLMTDFYQQLNTAPIKAEALRQTQLAMIRGEVRLEDGQLHTPNVDIPLPPELVELGNQTLEHPYYWSAFTMIGNPW; via the coding sequence ATGGCAGCACTAATTTCCATTGTCATAACTGTTTATAACCGAGAGCGTTACCTACAGGCTGCAATTGAGAGTGTTCTCTCACAAACCCTAGAAGATTTTGAGCTATTGGTGTGGGATGACGGCTCTAGCGATCGCTCCCTCACGATTGCCCAGGAATATGCCTGTAAAGACAGTCGTGTGCGAGTGGTAACGGCAGAACATCAAGGGCATACTCGCGCTTTGAAACAAGCGATCGCTCAAACGAAGGGTAAATACATCGGTTTCGTAGACAGTGATGACCTGCTTGCCCCAACTGCCCTAAAGGAAACAACCCTGGTACTTGAGCGCGAACCCTCAGTGGGCATGGTTTACAGCAGTTACCTGGATATCGACGAACAGGACAGAATCGTCAGCTACGGATATCGCTGTATCGTTCCCTATTCAAAAGAAGGATTACTCCACCAATTTATGACATTCCATTTCCGGCTAATGCGTCGGAGTGTCTATGAGCAAGTCGGCGGCTTGAACGATTTATTGAAATATGCCCAAGATTACGACTTGTGCCTGCGTCTTTCTGAAAAGACGGAAATTAAGCACGTTAATAAGCCCCTTTATTATTACCGCACTCACCCAAAAAGTATCTCCCACCAGAAGCGACACGAGCAAATACGTGACGCACGACTAGCCGTAGAACTAGCTTACCAACGCCGGGGAATCAAAAGATGGGGAGCGGGCTCTCAAACGAGCAGAGAGATAGAGACAAGAGTCAGTCAAACTTCAAAAGGTAAAGCTCAAAGCAACTCTTCAACTAATGCTTTACGTTTTACCTTTAACGCTATTGCTTCATCCCTTTTACCTTTTTCCCTAGCCCTTTTCCCTTCTCTTGTTGCAGCCCAACCCATCACCGATAACACAACAGGTACAAATGTCATCCAAAATGGAAATAGCTATGATATTACCGGTGGACAGCGTTCTCAGGATGGCACAAATTTATTCCATAGCTTTAGTCAATTTGGCCTGAATCAAAACCAAATTGCTAATTTTTTATCTGATCCATCAATCGCGAATATTCTAGGGCGTGTCACGGGTGGGAACGCTTCGATTATTAATGGTTTGATTCAAGTCAGTGGCGGCAATTCCAACTTGTTCTTAATGAACCCAGCGGGAATTGTATTTGGTGCAAATGCGAGTTTAAACGTTCCTGCTTCGTTCACCGCAACGACTGCCAATGCCATTGGCTTGAATGGGAGTTGGTTTGAGGCATTTAGTAACAATAACTACAGTAATTTAGCGGGTACTCCCAGCGGTTTTCGCTTTGATGCAGCTCAACCCGGAGCGATTATTAATGCAGGGAATTTAGCCGTTAATTCAGGGCAGAATTTGTCACTGATTGGGGGGACAGTTGTTAGTACGGGAACCGTGCAAGCATCCGGAGGTAATCTTACCGTCGCGGCTGTAGCCGGAACGAGTTTGGTACGGGTGAACCAAGCGGGACAACTCCTAAGCTTGGAGCTTGCACCGCCGACTAATGGACAGGGTAATTCCTTGCCAATCACACCACAAATGTTACCCCAATTGCTCACAGGTGGTGCATCAAATCTGACTACAGGTATGACTGTTAATACCTCCGGACAGGCACAACTTGCGAATTCTGGAACTGAGGTAAAAACAGGTGATGTCGTTGTCAATCAGCTTAGTGGTGGGACAGTAACTTTATCAGCCAACCGCAATCTTACCCTAATTGAAAGCCAGTTACAGACAACAGGTAATATGAATTTGCTGGCAAAAGATACAGTGGTGGTGCGTGATAGTGTCGCCAAACCCTTTTCAGCTCAAGCGGGAGGTAATCTCTACATTCGTGGCGATGCAGGAATTGATGTTCTAGCGCTAAATCACTTGTATCAAACGCCATTTGTCAGCGGTGGCAACCTAACTTTGGTCAGTGATGGCAAGATTTCTCTGGATGCCCATTTTGCCAATCAGGGTAGTTTTTCTATTCTGAATTCTAGTGGAAATGGTGGCGATTTTAGTAGCCTTTATGACCCAATTATCAGTTCCGTTGGCGATGTTGTGATCGGCAGTTATACAGGGCCATCTCTCAAAATTGAAACCCTTGGTAGTATCACCGTAAATGGAACTATCACCATCACTGATGCGGATTTTGTTATGGCTGGAATTTGTGGTGGATTTGGGCCTGTTGGCTCTATTCAGCCCAGAGTTTTAGTTGCCAGTCGAACCAATATTCCTATTTCCCGATTGCTGCCGAGAAGTCAGGTTCATTCAAAGTCCGGTTACTTGCTGGCGCAAACGGTTAATTGCTCACCGGATGCTATTCTTTTGGGAGATCAGCCTGCTTTAATTTTAAGAGCGGGTGTGACCGCTTTGGAAGAGCCTGCTTTTGGTTACCCAAATACCGTTTTTGGTACTCCTCCAGTTACATTTTCAGGAACAACATTTAATACAACAGGAACAACGAGTACGCCGGGAAATGTTACGGTTACTGGTGATATCACGGTTGGTGCTGGTGATTTATATGGTGGCCCTGTAGGTGGCCCTGCAATTATTAGCGCGACAGGCAACATTCAAACAGCGAACATTAATACATTTGCTACAGATACGACTAATGAGGTGACGATTCAGGGAGGTGAGGTTTCCTTAATAGCTGGTGGCAATATCACAACCGGTGCGATTAATTCCTCTGGTACGAGTAACTTTGGATTTGTTTCTGGTGTTGGTGGTCAAGTCAGCTTACAAGCGGGAGGTAATATTACCTTCGACAGCATTAACACCCAAGGACTTCATAACACTACCGCTGTTACTCCAAACGGCACGGGTGGCAATGTCAGTATCACAACCAACAGTGGAGTCATCCGGGGAACGGACGTTATCACTGGCACGACTACCACGATTAATACTGGAGGAACAACTCAAGGTGGCGCGGTTACCCTTCAACATGGCGGGGGGCCACAAAATTTCCGCTTTGTTGTGGGTGATGCGACGAATAATGGCGTTGTGGGAGCAATTGATACTCGGAATGCGGCTGGTGTCGGTCAATTTATTCAGTTTTCACCCGCTATTCCCACTGCTGATACCCAGATTCCCAATAACAATACGTTTGTGCTGGGCGATCCAACGGTTAATGGGATTAGTATCACGTTTATTAACCAAGCACCGACTCTGGCATCCAACACACAGCTAACCGGTGCCACGCAAAACCAGACGTTTTCGTTTACCTTGGCGCAGTTAAATCCCCAGTTGGGCGATGTGAATAGTGATATCACTACGATTATTATTGATGCGATCGCACAGGGAACACTAACGCGACAAGATGGAACACCCATACAACCAGGAGCCACTGTGTCGGTAAATGAGGTTTTGTTCTACACTCCACCGGTGGATGCTACGGGTTCCATTGCAGCTTTTAGCATCAGGGCGAGTGATAATGTTTCCGTCTCAGCCCCACAACCAATTGCGATCGCAATTACACCAACCCCACCTCCAACCCCAACACCAACCCCAACCCCAACCCCAACCCCAACACCAACCCCAACCCCAACACCAACGCCAACACCAACGCCAACGCCAACACCAATACTAGGAAATCCACTTCCAGAGCAGAGTTACCCACCACAACCGTTGCTAACGGTTACCCTACCTCCTGTTGAAATTGACCCCGTGGTTGCCCAAATCGAAAAATCCTTAACCAATCAATACAAACAGTATTTAGGATTACCGGGTGAGATACCAATTAGAACTCTGGATCAAGAACGTGAGATTCTCAACCAAATCGAGAGGGCAACGGGGATTAAGCCAGCGATGGTTTATGTCACATTTGTACCCCCAACTCTTGGCGCGACTTCAGCCGGTACCCCACGCCCAGAAAATCCGCTCCCCCAAGATAGCGATGAACTGGAACTAGTTGTTGTGACAGCGAAAAAGCCACCCATTCGCAAACGGGTAATCGGTGCAACCAGGGCGCAAGTCTTGAAAATGGCTGGAGAATTCCGCAGCAAAGTAACCGATTCCAGAAATCGTCGTGGCTACCTAGCCCCAAGTCAACAACTGTACCAGTGGTTAATTGCCCCCTTAGAGGCGAATTTACAAGAACGACAAATTAATAATCTGGTTTTCCTAATGGATGCTGGCTTACGTTCCTTGCCGGTTGCCGCCCTCCATGACGGGAAAGGATTTTTGATTGAGCGCTATAGTGTCGGCTTGATGCCCAGTCTCAGCCTCACTGATACCCTGTACAAAGACATCAAAAATGCCCAAGTTCTGGCGATGGGAGCCAAGACATTTACCGACCAAAACCCCTTACCCGCTGTACCGACAGAAGTGTCAGCAATTGCCGGGAGGTTATGGCAAGGCAAGTCTTACCTAGACAGTGGCTTTACGCTGGGTAATTTAAAGGCAGCACGAGAGCAACAACCCTTTGGCATTATCCACTTAGCGACTCATGGTGATTTTAAACCGGGCGCTCCGAGTAACTCTTATATTCAGTTATGGGGTGACCAAAAACTGCGCCTCGACCAAATGCGAACTCTCGGTTGGAATAACCCACCTGTAGAGCTTTTAGTGCTAAGTGCCTGTCGCACAGCTTTGGGGGATAAGGATGCAGAGTTGGGCTTTGCGGGGTTCGCGGTATTGGCAGGGGTTAAGTCAGCGATGGCAAGTCTGTGGTATGTTAGCGACCAAGGAACCTTGGGGTTGATGACGGACTTTTACCAGCAGTTGAACACTGCCCCCATTAAGGCAGAAGCATTAAGGCAAACTCAATTAGCGATGATCCGAGGAGAGGTACGTTTGGAGGATGGTCAACTCCATACTCCTAATGTGGATATTCCCTTGCCGCCAGAGTTGGTGGAACTCGGAAATCAAACGCTGGAGCATCCTTATTATTGGTCTGCCTTTACGATGATTGGTAATCCTTGGTAA
- a CDS encoding SRPBCC family protein, which produces MLRDLKLDVFYPYSPERVWQAITNRRVLAQWLMENDFEPRIGHKFRFEPQPHQGVNEAIHCEVIELDEPRSLSYTWRGGLMGKPTIVTWRLVPMEGGTQLQLEHKGFESRAIASVTAERSLTRSLLTHHEQTGLENSMPRAFLETRMPERIEPKMPFSRGYGRAESIDTVTLNFYLNGGWHAVLNSKLQNLLSDHTQQIGVRSRS; this is translated from the coding sequence ATGCTCCGAGACTTAAAGCTAGATGTCTTTTACCCCTACTCTCCAGAAAGGGTTTGGCAGGCAATTACCAATCGCCGTGTGTTGGCACAATGGTTGATGGAGAACGACTTTGAGCCACGAATTGGGCATAAATTCCGGTTTGAGCCTCAGCCGCACCAAGGAGTGAATGAAGCCATCCACTGTGAGGTGATCGAACTCGATGAACCCAGAAGTCTCTCCTATACTTGGCGGGGTGGGTTGATGGGGAAGCCAACAATTGTGACGTGGAGACTGGTACCGATGGAGGGGGGTACACAGCTTCAGCTTGAACATAAGGGCTTTGAGAGCCGTGCAATTGCCTCTGTCACGGCTGAGCGATCGCTCACACGGAGTCTGCTAACGCATCATGAGCAGACAGGGCTAGAAAACTCTATGCCTAGAGCATTTCTGGAGACTCGAATGCCAGAACGAATTGAGCCAAAAATGCCATTTTCTAGAGGATATGGCAGAGCCGAGAGCATTGATACTGTTACTCTCAACTTTTATCTCAATGGAGGTTGGCACGCTGTCCTGAACAGCAAACTCCAGAATCTATTGAGCGATCATACTCAACAAATAGGTGTTCGTAGCCGCTCTTAA
- a CDS encoding glutathione S-transferase family protein: protein MLKLYHIPLSANSRRVWITLLEKGLPFEEIVLKLDGDQYQSEFLEISPFHHIPVLVDDGFRVVESLAILDYLEAKYPTPSLMPTDTKAIATVRMVELVTINELLPPTIRLTSQALGVLENAPQKVEKAHQQVLTVLDFFESLLGDSPYFASEFLTLGDIAAGTVVPQLPSIGVSLDDYPKLKAWCDRLMARDSWQKTQPSPEAIATSLPQIKALMKAYLM, encoded by the coding sequence ATGCTAAAGCTTTATCATATCCCTCTGTCTGCAAACTCTCGCCGTGTGTGGATTACACTCCTAGAAAAAGGACTGCCTTTTGAGGAGATTGTACTCAAATTAGATGGTGATCAATATCAATCCGAGTTTCTTGAAATTAGCCCATTTCACCATATTCCTGTTTTAGTCGATGATGGCTTTAGGGTAGTAGAATCTTTGGCGATTCTTGACTACCTGGAAGCCAAGTACCCTACACCCTCACTTATGCCTACTGATACCAAAGCAATCGCAACTGTACGCATGGTGGAACTCGTCACGATTAATGAACTCTTACCTCCCACGATTCGATTGACGAGTCAGGCGCTAGGTGTATTGGAAAATGCACCCCAAAAGGTGGAGAAGGCTCATCAGCAAGTCCTCACGGTACTGGATTTCTTTGAAAGCTTACTCGGTGATTCTCCCTATTTTGCTAGCGAATTCCTAACCCTGGGTGATATTGCCGCTGGAACAGTAGTGCCTCAGCTTCCCAGTATAGGTGTCTCGCTGGATGACTATCCAAAACTCAAGGCTTGGTGTGATCGTTTAATGGCGCGTGATTCGTGGCAAAAAACTCAGCCGAGTCCGGAAGCGATCGCAACGTCTCTGCCTCAGATCAAAGCACTCATGAAAGCTTATTTGATGTAA
- a CDS encoding HAD hydrolase-like protein: MSLLLIDLDGTLREPLSGQQHFQHPKDQRIIEGTDIAIRAYKDDWIIVGITNQGGVAAGHKSMQDCIKEQQYTLELFPELREIYFCPDFEGKKCFRVTRHNVHNHSQTKWSGQYRKPRSGMLQLAMVRHKHTPTNSLYVGDRPEDEKAAQRAYVPFQWAWDWTYATSKGDRSQPHRSTITQI; the protein is encoded by the coding sequence ATGAGCTTATTACTAATAGATCTGGACGGCACACTCCGCGAACCCCTCAGCGGACAGCAACACTTCCAACATCCTAAAGATCAACGGATTATTGAAGGGACTGATATTGCCATTCGCGCCTACAAAGATGATTGGATTATTGTCGGCATCACCAACCAAGGTGGAGTTGCCGCAGGTCATAAGTCGATGCAAGACTGCATCAAGGAACAGCAATACACCCTTGAGTTATTCCCAGAGTTGAGAGAAATCTACTTCTGCCCCGACTTTGAGGGTAAAAAATGTTTCCGTGTCACCCGTCACAATGTTCATAACCACAGCCAAACCAAGTGGTCTGGACAGTATCGTAAACCGCGATCGGGTATGTTGCAACTCGCAATGGTCAGGCATAAACATACTCCGACCAATTCCCTGTATGTGGGCGATCGCCCCGAAGATGAAAAAGCTGCCCAACGAGCATATGTACCCTTTCAATGGGCATGGGACTGGACCTATGCAACATCAAAAGGCGATCGCTCCCAACCTCACAGAAGTACAATAACTCAAATATAG
- a CDS encoding aldo/keto reductase has product MSESTSNSEMLYRTLGSTGERVSAIGLGGWHLSLKHVDEQLAIRIVRTAIDRGITFMDNSWDYFGGVSEIRMGKALRDGYRDKVFLMTKIDGRSKKEATRQLDESLQRLQVDCIDLVQHHEIIRYEDPHRVFDPEGANAALIEAREAGKLRYIGFTGHKDPQIHLHMLEVATQQGFKFDAVQMPLNVMDAHYRSFGKLVVPELVKQNIGILGMKSMANGILLQSNTVTPIECLHYALNLPTSVVITGIDSMEILDQAFEAVQTFQPMNDQEVRSLLAKTAQAASRGEFEPFKTSSIFDGTAQNPDWLGEEPERIQQLMSA; this is encoded by the coding sequence ATGTCAGAAAGTACGTCAAACTCAGAAATGCTATACCGAACTCTCGGCAGTACAGGAGAGAGAGTTTCTGCGATCGGATTGGGGGGTTGGCACCTCAGCTTGAAGCACGTTGATGAGCAACTGGCTATCCGGATTGTTCGTACTGCGATTGATCGTGGCATCACCTTTATGGATAACAGTTGGGATTACTTCGGTGGGGTCAGCGAGATTCGCATGGGGAAAGCGCTTCGCGATGGCTACCGAGATAAAGTGTTCCTGATGACGAAAATCGACGGTCGCTCCAAGAAAGAAGCCACAAGACAGCTAGATGAATCACTGCAACGCCTGCAAGTTGATTGCATCGATCTCGTCCAGCACCACGAAATCATCCGGTACGAAGACCCGCATCGAGTGTTTGACCCCGAAGGAGCAAATGCCGCCTTGATTGAGGCGCGGGAAGCTGGCAAGCTCCGATATATTGGTTTCACTGGTCACAAAGACCCCCAGATTCATCTGCATATGCTTGAAGTTGCAACCCAGCAGGGGTTTAAGTTTGATGCGGTTCAGATGCCGCTCAATGTGATGGATGCTCACTACCGGAGCTTCGGGAAGCTGGTTGTGCCAGAACTAGTTAAACAGAACATCGGTATTCTGGGCATGAAAAGCATGGCAAACGGAATTCTTTTACAGTCAAATACGGTAACCCCAATTGAGTGTCTACACTATGCCCTAAATCTGCCCACATCGGTTGTGATTACGGGAATTGACAGCATGGAGATTCTCGATCAAGCGTTTGAAGCCGTGCAGACATTCCAGCCAATGAATGACCAAGAGGTGCGATCGCTGTTAGCAAAAACGGCACAAGCAGCATCTCGCGGCGAGTTTGAGCCATTCAAAACCTCATCAATCTTCGACGGCACTGCCCAGAATCCGGATTGGCTGGGAGAGGAGCCAGAGCGCATCCAGCAATTAATGTCAGCGTGA
- the hisG gene encoding ATP phosphoribosyltransferase — MLTVALPKGALLIDSIKLLQAVGLDFSAFLDSGSRLLQIQDPTGIAKALLVRAQDVPVYVEYGQAQLGIVGYDVLREKTSQVAHLADLRFGKCRMSVAVRDSSPYRSSLELPPHGRVASKFIHCAREHFNNLDLPVEIIPLYGSVELGPITGMSEAIVDLVSTGRTLKENGLIEIDILFESTARLIAHPLSYRLNTYELRHWVEQLQALTLSAV, encoded by the coding sequence ATGCTGACTGTTGCATTACCCAAAGGCGCACTTCTGATCGATAGCATCAAGCTGCTACAAGCCGTCGGCTTAGATTTTAGTGCTTTTCTGGACTCCGGTAGCCGCCTACTCCAGATTCAAGACCCTACCGGCATTGCCAAAGCCCTGCTGGTGCGAGCACAGGATGTCCCAGTTTATGTGGAATATGGTCAAGCGCAGTTAGGGATTGTCGGTTACGATGTTCTACGGGAAAAGACCTCTCAAGTCGCTCACCTCGCTGATTTACGCTTTGGCAAGTGCCGCATGTCGGTGGCAGTACGCGATTCCAGTCCCTATCGCAGTTCTTTAGAATTGCCACCTCACGGTCGTGTCGCGTCGAAATTTATACATTGTGCCCGCGAACACTTCAATAATCTGGATTTACCCGTAGAAATTATTCCCCTGTACGGTTCTGTGGAACTCGGCCCCATTACCGGGATGTCAGAAGCCATTGTCGATTTAGTCTCGACCGGTCGGACTTTAAAAGAAAACGGTTTAATTGAAATTGATATCTTGTTTGAGAGTACAGCGCGGCTGATTGCTCACCCTCTAAGTTATCGCCTCAATACCTATGAACTCCGCCATTGGGTAGAGCAGTTGCAAGCCTTAACCTTGAGTGCGGTTTAA
- the rppA gene encoding two-component system response regulator RppA codes for MRILLVDDEIELTEPLSRVLNREGYAVDVAYDGATGSELASGSDYDLLILDWMLPKLSGLELCQQLRSQGRTTPVLFLTAKDTLNDRVEGLDAGADDYLVKPFELRELLARVRALLRRSAATDSSAPQRLRVANLELDLENQLAYRHGRLIELSEKESQLLEFFMRHTGQLLTHGQIYQHLWAEDEQPSSNVVAALIRLLRRKIEGKGEIPLIHTVYGKGYRFGDSS; via the coding sequence ATGCGAATCCTTTTAGTTGATGATGAAATTGAGCTAACTGAACCACTGAGTCGAGTGTTAAACCGTGAGGGTTACGCGGTTGATGTGGCTTATGATGGGGCGACGGGAAGTGAGTTAGCGTCCGGCAGCGATTATGACTTGCTGATTTTAGATTGGATGTTGCCAAAGCTGTCGGGATTGGAACTTTGCCAACAGTTGCGATCGCAAGGGCGAACGACACCGGTGCTTTTCCTCACCGCGAAAGATACCTTGAATGATCGAGTCGAAGGATTAGACGCCGGTGCTGACGATTATCTGGTTAAACCCTTTGAACTGCGGGAGTTACTCGCCAGAGTCCGCGCCTTGTTGCGACGTTCGGCGGCAACCGATAGCAGTGCGCCCCAACGTCTGCGGGTTGCCAACCTAGAACTGGATTTGGAAAATCAGTTAGCTTATCGCCATGGACGTTTAATTGAACTCTCAGAAAAAGAAAGTCAGTTACTCGAATTCTTTATGCGCCACACGGGTCAATTGTTGACCCATGGGCAAATTTATCAGCATCTATGGGCAGAAGATGAACAACCCAGTAGTAATGTGGTCGCCGCATTGATTCGTTTATTGCGACGCAAAATTGAGGGCAAAGGTGAAATTCCTCTGATTCACACGGTCTATGGGAAAGGCTATCGTTTTGGAGATAGCAGCTAA